From the Notolabrus celidotus isolate fNotCel1 chromosome 12, fNotCel1.pri, whole genome shotgun sequence genome, one window contains:
- the LOC117822982 gene encoding solute carrier family 45 member 4-like isoform X1, producing MVPLKSNQTAMGEEAEEKESSGLPKKMKPKEEEEDGEGNDKDMVEEEGKGGKIPLHRWVMHGAVMFGREFCYAMETALVTPVLLQIGLPEQYYSLTWFLSPILGLVFTPLIGSASDSCTLRWGRRRPFILALCVGVLLGVALFLNGSLIGLSIGDSPSSQPIGIVLTVLGVVVLDFSADASEGPIRAYLLDVADTEEQDMALNIHAFSAGLGGAVGYMLGGLDWTGTALGRAFKSQEQVLFMFAAIIFIISVILHMLSIPEQPLAPLEQLKVTGTGESASQLSFRPVSRTPPFLDVIAEEDGSARALSKEDNESDAEDAERDFLTVERVRSKSDSVLAMPDATIELDPDLDPDRHLFLPEAHHFLTETQEDMDDAFKPSDHSIGSLSPAGGPPLITDGMVVLEPANSASPELKGSTNSHPSLLPSSDSADSQQVKAANGVNGIKGNASTRLVARPSNSSVSSRPHPHTFYRQPSFTFSYYGRVGSQRYRLRRTAPLSPQPITTSRSLNDLTDLQRCADRRELQLSVSSLSSAGSSMEGEAGRGTTVRLLWLSMLKMPRQLWRLCLCHLLTWFSIIAEAVFYTDFMGQVIYNGDPQAPSNSTELQNYHRGVQMGCWGLVVYAATAAACSGRRHYFTLSYLRLYKQSVAILQKSLDNFDLSIKVIYIVGTLGFSIGTAFMAIFPNVYIAMIMISGMGIISMSISYCPYALLGQYHEIKEYIHHSPANTRRGFGIDCAILSCQVYISQILVASALGAVVEAVGSVRVIPAVASGGSFLGFLTACFLVIYPDEEPSNSKQDQVLDVVPTDSNGERTSEQRLALLNLTDGDSLKKNYSLA from the exons ATGGTTCCTCTTAAGTCAAACCAGACCGCGATGGGTgaagaagcagaggagaaggaatcttctggtcttccaaagaagATGAAACccaaggaagaagaggaggacggCGAAGGGAATGATAAAGAtatggtggaggaggaagggaaAGGTGGGAAGATCCCACTGCATCGCTGGGTAATGCACGGAGCAGTGATGTTTGGACGCGAGTTCTGCTATGCAATGGAAACTGCCCTGGTGACACCAGTGCTGCTGCAGATAG GACTTCCTGAGCAATATTACAGTTTAACCTGGTTCCTCAGTCCTATCCTGGGTCTCGTCTTCACGCCTCTAATTGGCTCAGCCAGTGACAGCTGTACTCTGCGATGGGGCCGTAGAAGACCATTCATCTTGGCCCTGTGCGTAGGAGTGCTGCTCGGAGTGGCACTGTTTTTAAATGGATCATTGATCG GCCTTTCCATTGGGGACAGTCCCAGCAGTCAGCCTATTGGCATCGTCCTCACTGTACTGGGTGTGGTGGTGCTGGACTTCTCTGCTGATGCCTCTGAAGGACCAATCAGAGCGTACCTTCTTGATGTTGCTGACACTGAGGAGCAAGATATGGCTCTGAATATTCATGCTTTCTCTGCTG GGCTTGGAGGAGCTGTTGGCTACATGCTGGGAGGTTTAGACTGGACTGGCACAGCTCTGGGCCGAGCATTTAAATCCCAGGAGCAGGTCCTCTTCATGTTTGCagccatcatcttcatcatatcTGTCATACTTCACATGCTCAGTATCCCAGAGCAACCCTTAGCTCCATTAGAGCAACTTAAAGTCACAGGAACTGGAGAGTCCGCCAGCCAGTTGTCTTTTAGGCCCGTTAGCCGCACACCACCTTTTCTTGATGTGATTGCAGAGGAGGATGGGTCAGCTCGAGCCCTGTCTAAAGAGGACAACGAATCAGATGCTGAGGATGCTGAAAGAGACTTTCTTACAGTGGAGAGAGTACGGAGTAAGAGTGATTCAGTCTTAGCAATGCCAGATGCTACAATTGAGTTAGATCCAGACCTGGACCCAGACAGGCATCTTTTCCTGCCAGAGGCTCACCACTTTCTAACAGAGACACAGGAAGACATGGATGATGCTTTCAAACCATCAGACCACAGTATTGGGTCCTTATCTCCTGCTGGTGGACCACCGCTTATTACTGATGGGATGGTGGTCCTGGAGCCTGCAAATTCAGCTAGCCCTGAGCTTAAGGGTTCAACAAACAGTcatccttccctcctccccagTTCTGACTCAGCAGACTCACAG CAGGTTAAAGCTGCCAATGGTGTCAATGGAATTAAAGGCAATGCCTCCACCAGGCTTGTGGCGCGCCCCTCCAACTCCTCTGTGTCTTCAAGGCCACATCCTCACACCTTCTACAGACAA CCCTCCTTTACTTTCTCCTACTATGGACGAGTAGGATCCCAGCGCTATCGCCTGCGACGGACAGCACCTTTGAGTCCACAGCCAATCACTACCTCCCGTAGTCTGAATGATCTGACCGACCTCCAGCGGTGTGCAGACAGGCgagagctgcagctgtcagtcagcAGTCTATCATCTGCGGGCTCCAGCATGGAGGGAGAAGCAGGCAGGGGTACAACTGTTCGGCTGCTCTGGCTTTCCATGCTGAAG ATGCCACGGCAGCTATGGAGGCTGTGCTTGTGTCATCTCCTCACGTGGTTCTCCATTATAGCCGAGGCTGTGTTTTATACCGATTTCATGGGGCAAGTCATCTACAACGGAGAcccacag GCACCATCCAATTCCACAGAGCTCCAAAACTATCACAGAGGAGTACAGATGGGCTGCTGGGGACTGGTGGTCTATGCCGCTACTGCTGCTGCCTGCTCTGGTAGAAGACACTATTTCACTCTTTCTTATTTACGGCTTTACAAACAATCAGTTG CCATCCTTCAGAAGTCCCTGGATAATTTTGACCTGAGCATTAAAGTCATCTACATTGTTGGAACTCTGGGATTTTCAATAG GAACAGCTTTCATGGCGATCTTCCCTAATGTTTACATTGCCATGATAATGATCAGTGGCATGGGTATCATATCCATGAGTATCTCCTACTGTCCCTATGCCTTATTAGGGCAGTACCATGAAATCAAAGAG TACATTCACCACAGTCCAGCTAACACTAGAAGAGGCTTTGGTATTGACTGCGCCATCTTATCCTGCCAG GTCTATATCAGCCAGATTTTGGTTGCATCAGCCCTTGGAGCTGTGGTTGAAGCAGTTGGCAGTGTGCGTGTTATTCCTGCAGTGGCCTCTGGTGGCTCCTTCCTCGGCTTCCTTACTGCCTGTTTCCTAGTCATTTATCCTGATGAGGAGCCGAGCAACTCAAAGCAGGACCAAGTCTTGGATGTTGTGCCTACTGATTCAAATGGAGAAAGGACCAGTGAGCAGAGGCTAGCTCTGCTAAACCTCACAGATGGGGATAGTTTGAAGAAGAATTATTCTCTTGCCTGA
- the LOC117822982 gene encoding solute carrier family 45 member 4-like isoform X2, with protein MVPLKSNQTAMGEEAEEKESSGLPKKMKPKEEEEDGEGNDKDMVEEEGKGGKIPLHRWVMHGAVMFGREFCYAMETALVTPVLLQIGLPEQYYSLTWFLSPILGLVFTPLIGSASDSCTLRWGRRRPFILALCVGVLLGVALFLNGSLIGLSIGDSPSSQPIGIVLTVLGVVVLDFSADASEGPIRAYLLDVADTEEQDMALNIHAFSAGLGGAVGYMLGGLDWTGTALGRAFKSQEQVLFMFAAIIFIISVILHMLSIPEQPLAPLEQLKVTGTGESASQLSFRPVSRTPPFLDVIAEEDGSARALSKEDNESDAEDAERDFLTVERVRSKSDSVLAMPDATIELDPDLDPDRHLFLPEAHHFLTETQEDMDDAFKPSDHSIGSLSPAGGPPLITDGMVVLEPANSASPELKGSTNSHPSLLPSSDSADSQVKAANGVNGIKGNASTRLVARPSNSSVSSRPHPHTFYRQPSFTFSYYGRVGSQRYRLRRTAPLSPQPITTSRSLNDLTDLQRCADRRELQLSVSSLSSAGSSMEGEAGRGTTVRLLWLSMLKMPRQLWRLCLCHLLTWFSIIAEAVFYTDFMGQVIYNGDPQAPSNSTELQNYHRGVQMGCWGLVVYAATAAACSGRRHYFTLSYLRLYKQSVAILQKSLDNFDLSIKVIYIVGTLGFSIGTAFMAIFPNVYIAMIMISGMGIISMSISYCPYALLGQYHEIKEYIHHSPANTRRGFGIDCAILSCQVYISQILVASALGAVVEAVGSVRVIPAVASGGSFLGFLTACFLVIYPDEEPSNSKQDQVLDVVPTDSNGERTSEQRLALLNLTDGDSLKKNYSLA; from the exons ATGGTTCCTCTTAAGTCAAACCAGACCGCGATGGGTgaagaagcagaggagaaggaatcttctggtcttccaaagaagATGAAACccaaggaagaagaggaggacggCGAAGGGAATGATAAAGAtatggtggaggaggaagggaaAGGTGGGAAGATCCCACTGCATCGCTGGGTAATGCACGGAGCAGTGATGTTTGGACGCGAGTTCTGCTATGCAATGGAAACTGCCCTGGTGACACCAGTGCTGCTGCAGATAG GACTTCCTGAGCAATATTACAGTTTAACCTGGTTCCTCAGTCCTATCCTGGGTCTCGTCTTCACGCCTCTAATTGGCTCAGCCAGTGACAGCTGTACTCTGCGATGGGGCCGTAGAAGACCATTCATCTTGGCCCTGTGCGTAGGAGTGCTGCTCGGAGTGGCACTGTTTTTAAATGGATCATTGATCG GCCTTTCCATTGGGGACAGTCCCAGCAGTCAGCCTATTGGCATCGTCCTCACTGTACTGGGTGTGGTGGTGCTGGACTTCTCTGCTGATGCCTCTGAAGGACCAATCAGAGCGTACCTTCTTGATGTTGCTGACACTGAGGAGCAAGATATGGCTCTGAATATTCATGCTTTCTCTGCTG GGCTTGGAGGAGCTGTTGGCTACATGCTGGGAGGTTTAGACTGGACTGGCACAGCTCTGGGCCGAGCATTTAAATCCCAGGAGCAGGTCCTCTTCATGTTTGCagccatcatcttcatcatatcTGTCATACTTCACATGCTCAGTATCCCAGAGCAACCCTTAGCTCCATTAGAGCAACTTAAAGTCACAGGAACTGGAGAGTCCGCCAGCCAGTTGTCTTTTAGGCCCGTTAGCCGCACACCACCTTTTCTTGATGTGATTGCAGAGGAGGATGGGTCAGCTCGAGCCCTGTCTAAAGAGGACAACGAATCAGATGCTGAGGATGCTGAAAGAGACTTTCTTACAGTGGAGAGAGTACGGAGTAAGAGTGATTCAGTCTTAGCAATGCCAGATGCTACAATTGAGTTAGATCCAGACCTGGACCCAGACAGGCATCTTTTCCTGCCAGAGGCTCACCACTTTCTAACAGAGACACAGGAAGACATGGATGATGCTTTCAAACCATCAGACCACAGTATTGGGTCCTTATCTCCTGCTGGTGGACCACCGCTTATTACTGATGGGATGGTGGTCCTGGAGCCTGCAAATTCAGCTAGCCCTGAGCTTAAGGGTTCAACAAACAGTcatccttccctcctccccagTTCTGACTCAGCAGACTCACAG GTTAAAGCTGCCAATGGTGTCAATGGAATTAAAGGCAATGCCTCCACCAGGCTTGTGGCGCGCCCCTCCAACTCCTCTGTGTCTTCAAGGCCACATCCTCACACCTTCTACAGACAA CCCTCCTTTACTTTCTCCTACTATGGACGAGTAGGATCCCAGCGCTATCGCCTGCGACGGACAGCACCTTTGAGTCCACAGCCAATCACTACCTCCCGTAGTCTGAATGATCTGACCGACCTCCAGCGGTGTGCAGACAGGCgagagctgcagctgtcagtcagcAGTCTATCATCTGCGGGCTCCAGCATGGAGGGAGAAGCAGGCAGGGGTACAACTGTTCGGCTGCTCTGGCTTTCCATGCTGAAG ATGCCACGGCAGCTATGGAGGCTGTGCTTGTGTCATCTCCTCACGTGGTTCTCCATTATAGCCGAGGCTGTGTTTTATACCGATTTCATGGGGCAAGTCATCTACAACGGAGAcccacag GCACCATCCAATTCCACAGAGCTCCAAAACTATCACAGAGGAGTACAGATGGGCTGCTGGGGACTGGTGGTCTATGCCGCTACTGCTGCTGCCTGCTCTGGTAGAAGACACTATTTCACTCTTTCTTATTTACGGCTTTACAAACAATCAGTTG CCATCCTTCAGAAGTCCCTGGATAATTTTGACCTGAGCATTAAAGTCATCTACATTGTTGGAACTCTGGGATTTTCAATAG GAACAGCTTTCATGGCGATCTTCCCTAATGTTTACATTGCCATGATAATGATCAGTGGCATGGGTATCATATCCATGAGTATCTCCTACTGTCCCTATGCCTTATTAGGGCAGTACCATGAAATCAAAGAG TACATTCACCACAGTCCAGCTAACACTAGAAGAGGCTTTGGTATTGACTGCGCCATCTTATCCTGCCAG GTCTATATCAGCCAGATTTTGGTTGCATCAGCCCTTGGAGCTGTGGTTGAAGCAGTTGGCAGTGTGCGTGTTATTCCTGCAGTGGCCTCTGGTGGCTCCTTCCTCGGCTTCCTTACTGCCTGTTTCCTAGTCATTTATCCTGATGAGGAGCCGAGCAACTCAAAGCAGGACCAAGTCTTGGATGTTGTGCCTACTGATTCAAATGGAGAAAGGACCAGTGAGCAGAGGCTAGCTCTGCTAAACCTCACAGATGGGGATAGTTTGAAGAAGAATTATTCTCTTGCCTGA
- the LOC117822982 gene encoding solute carrier family 45 member 4-like isoform X5 — MVPLKSNQTAMGEEAEEKESSGLPKKMKPKEEEEDGEGNDKDMVEEEGKGGKIPLHRWVMHGAVMFGREFCYAMETALVTPVLLQIGLPEQYYSLTWFLSPILGLVFTPLIGSASDSCTLRWGRRRPFILALCVGVLLGVALFLNGSLIGLSIGDSPSSQPIGIVLTVLGVVVLDFSADASEGPIRAYLLDVADTEEQDMALNIHAFSAGLGGAVGYMLGGLDWTGTALGRAFKSQEQVLFMFAAIIFIISVILHMLSIPEQPLAPLEQLKVTGTGESASQLSFRPVSRTPPFLDVIAEEDGSARALSKEDNESDAEDAERDFLTVERVRSKSDSVLAMPDATIELDPDLDPDRHLFLPEAHHFLTETQEDMDDAFKPSDHSIGSLSPAGGPPLITDGMVVLEPANSASPELKGSTNSHPSLLPSSDSADSQQVKAANGVNGIKGNASTRLVARPSNSSVSSRPHPHTFYRQPSFTFSYYGRVGSQRYRLRRTAPLSPQPITTSRSLNDLTDLQRCADRRELQLSVSSLSSAGSSMEGEAGRGTTVRLLWLSMLKMPRQLWRLCLCHLLTWFSIIAEAVFYTDFMGQVIYNGDPQAPSNSTELQNYHRGVQMGCWGLVVYAATAAACSAILQKSLDNFDLSIKVIYIVGTLGFSIGTAFMAIFPNVYIAMIMISGMGIISMSISYCPYALLGQYHEIKEYIHHSPANTRRGFGIDCAILSCQVYISQILVASALGAVVEAVGSVRVIPAVASGGSFLGFLTACFLVIYPDEEPSNSKQDQVLDVVPTDSNGERTSEQRLALLNLTDGDSLKKNYSLA, encoded by the exons ATGGTTCCTCTTAAGTCAAACCAGACCGCGATGGGTgaagaagcagaggagaaggaatcttctggtcttccaaagaagATGAAACccaaggaagaagaggaggacggCGAAGGGAATGATAAAGAtatggtggaggaggaagggaaAGGTGGGAAGATCCCACTGCATCGCTGGGTAATGCACGGAGCAGTGATGTTTGGACGCGAGTTCTGCTATGCAATGGAAACTGCCCTGGTGACACCAGTGCTGCTGCAGATAG GACTTCCTGAGCAATATTACAGTTTAACCTGGTTCCTCAGTCCTATCCTGGGTCTCGTCTTCACGCCTCTAATTGGCTCAGCCAGTGACAGCTGTACTCTGCGATGGGGCCGTAGAAGACCATTCATCTTGGCCCTGTGCGTAGGAGTGCTGCTCGGAGTGGCACTGTTTTTAAATGGATCATTGATCG GCCTTTCCATTGGGGACAGTCCCAGCAGTCAGCCTATTGGCATCGTCCTCACTGTACTGGGTGTGGTGGTGCTGGACTTCTCTGCTGATGCCTCTGAAGGACCAATCAGAGCGTACCTTCTTGATGTTGCTGACACTGAGGAGCAAGATATGGCTCTGAATATTCATGCTTTCTCTGCTG GGCTTGGAGGAGCTGTTGGCTACATGCTGGGAGGTTTAGACTGGACTGGCACAGCTCTGGGCCGAGCATTTAAATCCCAGGAGCAGGTCCTCTTCATGTTTGCagccatcatcttcatcatatcTGTCATACTTCACATGCTCAGTATCCCAGAGCAACCCTTAGCTCCATTAGAGCAACTTAAAGTCACAGGAACTGGAGAGTCCGCCAGCCAGTTGTCTTTTAGGCCCGTTAGCCGCACACCACCTTTTCTTGATGTGATTGCAGAGGAGGATGGGTCAGCTCGAGCCCTGTCTAAAGAGGACAACGAATCAGATGCTGAGGATGCTGAAAGAGACTTTCTTACAGTGGAGAGAGTACGGAGTAAGAGTGATTCAGTCTTAGCAATGCCAGATGCTACAATTGAGTTAGATCCAGACCTGGACCCAGACAGGCATCTTTTCCTGCCAGAGGCTCACCACTTTCTAACAGAGACACAGGAAGACATGGATGATGCTTTCAAACCATCAGACCACAGTATTGGGTCCTTATCTCCTGCTGGTGGACCACCGCTTATTACTGATGGGATGGTGGTCCTGGAGCCTGCAAATTCAGCTAGCCCTGAGCTTAAGGGTTCAACAAACAGTcatccttccctcctccccagTTCTGACTCAGCAGACTCACAG CAGGTTAAAGCTGCCAATGGTGTCAATGGAATTAAAGGCAATGCCTCCACCAGGCTTGTGGCGCGCCCCTCCAACTCCTCTGTGTCTTCAAGGCCACATCCTCACACCTTCTACAGACAA CCCTCCTTTACTTTCTCCTACTATGGACGAGTAGGATCCCAGCGCTATCGCCTGCGACGGACAGCACCTTTGAGTCCACAGCCAATCACTACCTCCCGTAGTCTGAATGATCTGACCGACCTCCAGCGGTGTGCAGACAGGCgagagctgcagctgtcagtcagcAGTCTATCATCTGCGGGCTCCAGCATGGAGGGAGAAGCAGGCAGGGGTACAACTGTTCGGCTGCTCTGGCTTTCCATGCTGAAG ATGCCACGGCAGCTATGGAGGCTGTGCTTGTGTCATCTCCTCACGTGGTTCTCCATTATAGCCGAGGCTGTGTTTTATACCGATTTCATGGGGCAAGTCATCTACAACGGAGAcccacag GCACCATCCAATTCCACAGAGCTCCAAAACTATCACAGAGGAGTACAGATGGGCTGCTGGGGACTGGTGGTCTATGCCGCTACTGCTGCTGCCTGCTCTG CCATCCTTCAGAAGTCCCTGGATAATTTTGACCTGAGCATTAAAGTCATCTACATTGTTGGAACTCTGGGATTTTCAATAG GAACAGCTTTCATGGCGATCTTCCCTAATGTTTACATTGCCATGATAATGATCAGTGGCATGGGTATCATATCCATGAGTATCTCCTACTGTCCCTATGCCTTATTAGGGCAGTACCATGAAATCAAAGAG TACATTCACCACAGTCCAGCTAACACTAGAAGAGGCTTTGGTATTGACTGCGCCATCTTATCCTGCCAG GTCTATATCAGCCAGATTTTGGTTGCATCAGCCCTTGGAGCTGTGGTTGAAGCAGTTGGCAGTGTGCGTGTTATTCCTGCAGTGGCCTCTGGTGGCTCCTTCCTCGGCTTCCTTACTGCCTGTTTCCTAGTCATTTATCCTGATGAGGAGCCGAGCAACTCAAAGCAGGACCAAGTCTTGGATGTTGTGCCTACTGATTCAAATGGAGAAAGGACCAGTGAGCAGAGGCTAGCTCTGCTAAACCTCACAGATGGGGATAGTTTGAAGAAGAATTATTCTCTTGCCTGA
- the LOC117822982 gene encoding solute carrier family 45 member 4-like isoform X4: protein MVPLKSNQTAMGEEAEEKESSGLPKKMKPKEEEEDGEGNDKDMVEEEGKGGKIPLHRWVMHGAVMFGREFCYAMETALVTPVLLQIGLPEQYYSLTWFLSPILGLVFTPLIGSASDSCTLRWGRRRPFILALCVGVLLGVALFLNGSLIGLSIGDSPSSQPIGIVLTVLGVVVLDFSADASEGPIRAYLLDVADTEEQDMALNIHAFSAGLGGAVGYMLGGLDWTGTALGRAFKSQEQVLFMFAAIIFIISVILHMLSIPEQPLAPLEQLKVTGTGESASQLSFRPVSRTPPFLDVIAEEDGSARALSKEDNESDAEDAERDFLTVERVRSKSDSVLAMPDATIELDPDLDPDRHLFLPEAHHFLTETQEDMDDAFKPSDHSIGSLSPAGGPPLITDGMVVLEPANSASPELKGSTNSHPSLLPSSDSADSQVKAANGVNGIKGNASTRLVARPSNSSVSSRPHPHTFYRQPSFTFSYYGRVGSQRYRLRRTAPLSPQPITTSRSLNDLTDLQRCADRRELQLSVSSLSSAGSSMEGEAGRGTTVRLLWLSMLKMPRQLWRLCLCHLLTWFSIIAEAVFYTDFMGQVIYNGDPQAPSNSTELQNYHRGVQMGCWGLVVYAATAAACSAILQKSLDNFDLSIKVIYIVGTLGFSIGTAFMAIFPNVYIAMIMISGMGIISMSISYCPYALLGQYHEIKEYIHHSPANTRRGFGIDCAILSCQVYISQILVASALGAVVEAVGSVRVIPAVASGGSFLGFLTACFLVIYPDEEPSNSKQDQVLDVVPTDSNGERTSEQRLALLNLTDGDSLKKNYSLA from the exons ATGGTTCCTCTTAAGTCAAACCAGACCGCGATGGGTgaagaagcagaggagaaggaatcttctggtcttccaaagaagATGAAACccaaggaagaagaggaggacggCGAAGGGAATGATAAAGAtatggtggaggaggaagggaaAGGTGGGAAGATCCCACTGCATCGCTGGGTAATGCACGGAGCAGTGATGTTTGGACGCGAGTTCTGCTATGCAATGGAAACTGCCCTGGTGACACCAGTGCTGCTGCAGATAG GACTTCCTGAGCAATATTACAGTTTAACCTGGTTCCTCAGTCCTATCCTGGGTCTCGTCTTCACGCCTCTAATTGGCTCAGCCAGTGACAGCTGTACTCTGCGATGGGGCCGTAGAAGACCATTCATCTTGGCCCTGTGCGTAGGAGTGCTGCTCGGAGTGGCACTGTTTTTAAATGGATCATTGATCG GCCTTTCCATTGGGGACAGTCCCAGCAGTCAGCCTATTGGCATCGTCCTCACTGTACTGGGTGTGGTGGTGCTGGACTTCTCTGCTGATGCCTCTGAAGGACCAATCAGAGCGTACCTTCTTGATGTTGCTGACACTGAGGAGCAAGATATGGCTCTGAATATTCATGCTTTCTCTGCTG GGCTTGGAGGAGCTGTTGGCTACATGCTGGGAGGTTTAGACTGGACTGGCACAGCTCTGGGCCGAGCATTTAAATCCCAGGAGCAGGTCCTCTTCATGTTTGCagccatcatcttcatcatatcTGTCATACTTCACATGCTCAGTATCCCAGAGCAACCCTTAGCTCCATTAGAGCAACTTAAAGTCACAGGAACTGGAGAGTCCGCCAGCCAGTTGTCTTTTAGGCCCGTTAGCCGCACACCACCTTTTCTTGATGTGATTGCAGAGGAGGATGGGTCAGCTCGAGCCCTGTCTAAAGAGGACAACGAATCAGATGCTGAGGATGCTGAAAGAGACTTTCTTACAGTGGAGAGAGTACGGAGTAAGAGTGATTCAGTCTTAGCAATGCCAGATGCTACAATTGAGTTAGATCCAGACCTGGACCCAGACAGGCATCTTTTCCTGCCAGAGGCTCACCACTTTCTAACAGAGACACAGGAAGACATGGATGATGCTTTCAAACCATCAGACCACAGTATTGGGTCCTTATCTCCTGCTGGTGGACCACCGCTTATTACTGATGGGATGGTGGTCCTGGAGCCTGCAAATTCAGCTAGCCCTGAGCTTAAGGGTTCAACAAACAGTcatccttccctcctccccagTTCTGACTCAGCAGACTCACAG GTTAAAGCTGCCAATGGTGTCAATGGAATTAAAGGCAATGCCTCCACCAGGCTTGTGGCGCGCCCCTCCAACTCCTCTGTGTCTTCAAGGCCACATCCTCACACCTTCTACAGACAA CCCTCCTTTACTTTCTCCTACTATGGACGAGTAGGATCCCAGCGCTATCGCCTGCGACGGACAGCACCTTTGAGTCCACAGCCAATCACTACCTCCCGTAGTCTGAATGATCTGACCGACCTCCAGCGGTGTGCAGACAGGCgagagctgcagctgtcagtcagcAGTCTATCATCTGCGGGCTCCAGCATGGAGGGAGAAGCAGGCAGGGGTACAACTGTTCGGCTGCTCTGGCTTTCCATGCTGAAG ATGCCACGGCAGCTATGGAGGCTGTGCTTGTGTCATCTCCTCACGTGGTTCTCCATTATAGCCGAGGCTGTGTTTTATACCGATTTCATGGGGCAAGTCATCTACAACGGAGAcccacag GCACCATCCAATTCCACAGAGCTCCAAAACTATCACAGAGGAGTACAGATGGGCTGCTGGGGACTGGTGGTCTATGCCGCTACTGCTGCTGCCTGCTCTG CCATCCTTCAGAAGTCCCTGGATAATTTTGACCTGAGCATTAAAGTCATCTACATTGTTGGAACTCTGGGATTTTCAATAG GAACAGCTTTCATGGCGATCTTCCCTAATGTTTACATTGCCATGATAATGATCAGTGGCATGGGTATCATATCCATGAGTATCTCCTACTGTCCCTATGCCTTATTAGGGCAGTACCATGAAATCAAAGAG TACATTCACCACAGTCCAGCTAACACTAGAAGAGGCTTTGGTATTGACTGCGCCATCTTATCCTGCCAG GTCTATATCAGCCAGATTTTGGTTGCATCAGCCCTTGGAGCTGTGGTTGAAGCAGTTGGCAGTGTGCGTGTTATTCCTGCAGTGGCCTCTGGTGGCTCCTTCCTCGGCTTCCTTACTGCCTGTTTCCTAGTCATTTATCCTGATGAGGAGCCGAGCAACTCAAAGCAGGACCAAGTCTTGGATGTTGTGCCTACTGATTCAAATGGAGAAAGGACCAGTGAGCAGAGGCTAGCTCTGCTAAACCTCACAGATGGGGATAGTTTGAAGAAGAATTATTCTCTTGCCTGA